The Apium graveolens cultivar Ventura chromosome 10, ASM990537v1, whole genome shotgun sequence nucleotide sequence CCGTCCCACCACCCCAGACCGGTCCATTTCATCTGCTTTTTGTTTTTCTATTAATATCTCTCTCCTGTTGAATAGCTTTTACATATTGCCTTTACTGTTAGAAAGTAATGTTAACGTTATTATTGTAACGTTTATAAATAAACGGTAATATTTTTTCTCTTATAAATACCAATTCTCAAACCCCTATTATTCACACTCCTTACTTCTCAAAAAATTATTAGCAAAAGATGAATCCAAATAATACCCCATCttcaaatcaaaattcaaatcaTCAAAATCCAAATCCTCAATTTCCATATCCATATCCAAATCCTTATTTTCCAAACCTACAAAATTTAACCTTTAATTCTCAGAATCCGAATTCTCAATACCAATTTCCACATTCTCAAAATTCTCCATATCTATTTTCATATCCTCAAAATTCTCCATATCAGTTCCCATTTCCTCCATTTTCAAATTCACAATTTGAAACCCAACAAACACCTATCAATTTTCAAAATTCTCCCGAAACGCAAGTCCCGGCCTTTGGTCACAAAAATGTTATTAATCTAAATGATGATTGTGAGGAAACCGAAGAGGTACGAGAAATTACTGGTTAGTGGAAGTGGGTTGAGGATAAACTCCTAATCAGTGCATGGTTGAATGTGTCAATTGATCCACTAATCGACCTGATCAAAAAGCCGAAGCATTTTGGGACCGAATTCATTAGTattatgaagaatataatactgGTGTGATTAAGAGAGGAGTTGTGGTAATGAAAAAAAGGTGGCAACAAATAAATGAAGGTGCTCAAAAATTTGGATCGTGTTACGATGAGGCTCAGCGAAATATCGGAAGCGGTTCAAACTTAGACAACATAATTGAAGATGCTCATGCACGTCATTTAAAATATTACAAGAAGAAGTCTAATTTTGAGGGTCATTGGCGTGAGCTTCGTAAACATCCCAAATGGAGAAAACCTGTAACTAGTGCAAGTTCTAAAAGAACTAAATTAAGTAGTTCCGGAGCGTACTCATCAGAGGGAAATAATGATACACCAACATCTGATAATTTTGAATCGGTTCGTCCTAAAGGTACAAAAGCTGCTAAAAGGAAGGGAAAGGGGAAGGCAACAACTGCAAAAGTTGAAGAGTATGAATCTTTACAAGTAAATGACTTGAGAAAGATGAACATAATGGATACAATAAATGAAATTCATCAAAAAGAAATTGAGAAGCGACAAAAGGAGCTTGAAGCAAAGCAAGCTAAGATGGATTTACAAATCATTTTGGAGGATACTACTAAAATGAATGATACTCAGCGGAAGGCTCATGCAAAATTGCTTGAGAAAATTATGGCAAAAAACTAGTGTTTATCTATTTGTTTATAAACTAGCCATTGGAAGTTAGTGGTTGTTTTTATTTGTTTGTAAACTAGTCGTTGGAAGTTAGTGGatgtttttatttgtttgtaAACTAGCCGTTAGAAGTTAgtggttgtttttgtttttttgtaAACTAGCCTTTAGAATATATTCGTTCTTGCCTTCTATATAAAGAGGATGTATCATCTTTTTCATTCATATCAACATGAATCAAACACCCACACTAGAAAGCGTCACTGAAGAATTTACTAAAGAATTTATTGAAGAGTTTTGGGATGACACTAAAAATAATCGGCGACACGAGCTCTTTCATAAAATATATGGACAGAGCTCAACATCCACGCCTCGAAAAAGTATTTATAGAGACCGTGAAGTAGGTCATCGTTGTCTAGTGAACGATTATTTTTCATCAAATCCAGTATATCCAGAAAATATATTTCGACGAAGATTTCGTATGGGAAGAAATATCTTTCTTCATATTGTGGATGTTATTTCAAATTTTGATCCATACTTTCAACAGAGGATTGATGATGTGGGAAGAAAAGATTTATCACCTTTGTTAGGTATGAACACAACACatagggggggtgaatgtgttttggcttaaacgtttgatttttgatcgacttaggctttagcagttggttgttatcaaagatttagtagaatagatgttaaacataattaactgtgcaaatatgtaaaacaaagatcttcaaaactcacttaattttatattaaaaatcaagcagtgttttgctacaaaatctctaagttcttgttttagaacttagcttctttcttgagagagaacacacaattttctatctagattattctacttaactagaggtccagtgttaactttataactcagttaactgctggtttacacagtgggtaataaacatgctattagcttttctaaactgtaacttgtcatttttatttatagaaaaacaaatcttccatttctggcttagcatatctttagcatcccgtgattactttaatctcctctgtcagttaatctttgccattgatcttgcacatctctcaagctgctttttgtagacttgtcaatccagctatgtgaattgtttgttaatttgtaaccttggatattaaactgttctgcaattctgtacttagagaaatttcttcacttcgagatctcgagttaagctgtagagaactcgacatcttgataggcatgttggcttgtcgatatctctaaaaCTTCGTTGTTGCCTAGatttatcgacaactctgagttctctagtaaattttggtttatcgataactcggagttctctaatggactttggcttatcgataactcagagttctctaatgaatgtatacttgtcgatatctctgagttctcgacagacaattcctgagttctctacacccgatggatgttgcttatccgtcgagtagtgatgacttatccgtcgagtagacattgtttatccatcgggtagacattgctcatccgtcgagtagatattatTCATCCATCGGTgctctctggagtttaaatgacttctcgataagttattctggagttctcgaatgatttctctataacactaattctgtgacttgtagagatcttgacttagaatgcttttcaccaaacagaattattcaactccaagcttcttcataattcttctgagacatgaccttcttgatcttcttccagatagaattcttaggcttgacactgtttagggaaaaatgctccagtctgctccatttacattttacagacattaagtgttacaagtatgaattacagattaaggttacaatacaactaatcttagggttatcagtatgacttagtcttgttatgatataggcatgtcttgcacaataatctcccccaattcgtaagaagattgcttatcataaattcatgcctattaacaagactaaccccaagttaaagaatgaaaataaaataatacaaaagctgatacaacacttgtacaatgaatatttgacagtttacaataattaagtaaatactGAGTTGTCTGATTCTatctcaattatgttcttaatttgcacaagtatttccaattcttctaggatgggggtgtcagttagagcctctattagtttcagcaaatctggcttaggatatctacctaacatccctatcctgtaacttgacaaagagccagcttttatattcagaaatcttccatcctttgatattctgctcttgcctgctgccttcaactcttctgatcttctgatatactcagatcatagatgttgatgatattattagctctagtaatctttgacatcatctattatatattacaatctcccccaacttgttcatcaagttctgattgatgatgtcaaaactttatccAAATGCAAAAACCAAAACCAATCttcccatcaggtcttcttttgttgagttgcatttagatttattcaacatccattagctgttttggcatttagatatattctccccccttttgacattatctccaggaagaaagatccagctaaatgcacattgttcaagttgctgtcattgtccatttggaccactgtctgcagcttcaagcttcattaAAATTCATGGTgataagttttaaaaaaatagaagtttcacttagacctgcagaaaaagtctgttagtgataaaagtcctaagctctctgttcttttgaataagtagtctcaccaaaatctcactgcactagtctcatgacttttgagagtcagagttccctcacaaggattactaaatccatacattcatttacctctccttttgccaggaaggatcctgcctctcttattctttgTTTTCACTCAAACTTTTCTCTTATCCTCTCATGAAAGGTTCAAATGatgtttgacctacagaaataagaggtggctgagaagaggtaatctgtcatatagggctaatcatactcatttcaccagaaaaatgagtgcataagcatctatgactgggttcacagtttgactcacagattgctctgtggttgtgacagtgtgttgtcctccacttgtagtgggaacctccattggaattggagaggatttgactgggttactgtcatgtacaccagcctcaaacctttatgcaccttgcagagcactgtcacataaatgttataagattgcccttcttatgacattgtcataggcaattgttcttctagctttgactgctaagacagcttctgcaagagttatgaggggagttgttcctttttgaggaacctccaattgaattggagaggatttagatagctccccctcaggagtactaccctcaaacctttcagtctgtgaagactgtttgtgcacatgaaggtgcaagagaaACATTCATGAGATATTCAGTAAACTgataaactttcatgtttggtggattcttttctcaaacaactgAATCAATCTGAAGGTCATCAAGAAATTGTTGTCCTTTTATAAAACAGGtggcttttgagagtcacctgagtgggattgtgtttgattttgtgtttgtgttgttgtgcTTAGGTAACCACAGTTTGGTTTTGAGgtgttttagctgcagttttaaCACTAATACCTGTGAATTGATTATTTGACTTCCCTGTTGATGTCTTGTATTAGACCTGAAATGTATTGAACAACTGTATCTCTTTGGAGTTTCATTAGACAAGTATATTGTAAGATATTTTAAttgcaagcattattgcagaGAAGACAAAATTTAATATAGATATAAGCATATAGTAATTATTACACAAACAAGAGATTTCAAGACAGGAATCAGAACTATCAGACAAGAATCAGAAATTTCATTAAACATGGAAATAtagtacattaagacatagatttAACAAGTAGATCCTAATCCTCACTACTCTAATTCAGACTCCTTCTTCtcggcctccaacctccttgccctgcacttgtaagctctggacatggagtgtgcaagagagatgatcctctcctacAATTCCAAAGCAGCAAGGtgttgctgctcagccaccctggctcgtctctcctgctcgaaagaggcttccatctcaaagaaaagaatgtcgatttgatcatcccacgagagttcgtaaaagacctcaagtggaatatcaaaggggctgtaAACAACCCCCTTGAGATGGACACGAAGTTTGAAAGGATCAAAATACACTAGATCATCATCCAAATAATGGACCGGTTGATAAGCTCCATTAAcaagtctgtagaagactggggcatccatttgaataagagaaagaaagatgaacaggaggtgagtttgaaatttgATGTTTGTTAAGAGTAGGAGAGTGATGAagtgataaagagtgaagcgttttaatttatagagggagtaaagatagaaaccaagagactcttgagttgcccggataataggagtaataatcacataagcctattagacagctagaaatgagtagtgactattccccatgcaagtactcaagaatattagtttattttaaagagtaactattctccatgcaaataagcacgtactacctacacaaaaagtaactcacCCTATCAGCAAGCAATCAGATAGATTTATCACTAACAGCATACTcaaaataacataaataatgtactagtctactaacaATGGACTAACATATTTCTACGTAAgcaagaaatcatataagcatgtaaatgtgtcaataagtcagagaaatttagagacaaagtatgtcaaaagtatttttatgaacagaatttatgaattaatttttttcagtttttcatactttttgtttcttttgatctgttatttattaagttcatatactgaagatatgaagtaataaatattcagtttacttagaatttgagaaattccaagttaaaattaatcgagaagtctgggtatttatagaaaaagtaaaatacttatcgagaagttaaataaatgtttgatattaaacttatcgagaagtaattttgaatatgaaaaaggtacattcgagaagtcaaatgacttatcgagaactctgataaatgcccagtttgtccaaaaaggattgaaataattctaatttatttgaattaaatcaaatcaaaatcagaatcaatttttcaaaagtatttttctaaaataattcattgaattaaattattttagttctgagttattgataagtctcaaaatatccttgtcgagaactctgtgagttaacactattagagaactcttcatggtcttatcgataagtcataatagagcttatcgagaagtcattcgagaagtctgtaaatagacttatcgaggactcactcgagaactctaaaatgacttgtcgataagtcattttgacttatcgagaactcagttctttatacctttgagtactgttttTCTACCTTGTGTTAAGTTTACAcattaagatgtaaattaacaactaagcagtttacttagaattttgaattattctaagttaatttttgagtttttaagaaagataaatatacagagattctgaaatatttataattcatatttcagttaatttccaattaaatcaaactgggttgatttattagaaattaatctgctgcaacacattagctgagttcttgccttgggatgaagaattgagcattccaatttcactcacaagtctagtgaaggttgcttcatttaaaggtttagtaaaaatgtcagctaattgtttctctgttggaacaaaaatgagctcaatgataccatttgcagcatgttccctgataaaatgatacctaacatcaatgtgctttgttttagaatgattaactggattagctactatagatatggcactagtattgtcacacataataggaattttgtgtaacactagaccatagtccattagctgatttctaatccaaagcacctgagcacaacaacttccagcagctatatattcagcctcagctgtggaagttgacacagattattatttcttactataccgggatacaagtctttgaccaagaaattgacagcttccactagtacttttcctatcaaccctgcatccagcaaaatttgCATATGTGTATcaaacagcttcaaaaccagttcccttaggataccataatcccaagtttggagttccctttaagtatctgaaaatcctttttacagccatcaaatgtgattcctttggattggcttgaaatctggcacatagacatttagcaaacatgatgtctggtctactagcagtcaaataaagcaatgatccaatcatccctctgtagcttgaaatatccacactcttgcctttcttgtcttcatccaacttggttgcagtagacattggtgtagatgcaggtgagctatccaccataccaaatttcttcaataagtcattcacatatttggtttggctgataaaaataccatcacttctttgactaacttgaaggccaaggaagtaactcaattctcccatcatgctcatttcatactcactctgcattagcctagagaatctttgacaaaacttttcattagtagatccaaagatgatatcatccacatagatttgaactaggatcatatcttcaccatgcatcttgtagaagagagtcttatcaatagtacctctggtaaaaccatgtttgagtagaaatactgacagtgtgtcataccaggctctaggtgcctgtttcagtccatatagagccttgagtaatttgtaaacaaagttagggaattctggatcttcaaagccaggtggttgttgcacataaacttcttcttctaattcaccattaagaaaagcactcttgacatccatttgatacaccttgaaatttgagtgtgcaacaaatgccagaaaaattcttattgcttctagtcttacAACAGGTgtaaaagtctcatcatagtcaattccctcttcctgtgagtagcctttagcaaccaaccttgctttgtttctagaaacaattccattttcatccattttgtttctgtacacccacttagttccaattatgcttctattcttggtgcaggaactaatttctagactttgtttctctcaaactgattcagctcctcctgcatagcacatatccaatcaggatccaatagggcttcttcagttttcttgggctctacttgagatagaaaacatgcatgtaggcattcattagcagttgcactcctagttctcacaccagctgagggatcaccaataatagcttctactgtatgactcatatcccactttctagtgtgtgtctgttgactagtgccttcatcattttcttcagtatcaccatgactgtcatttccattctcttcttctccccctgtgtttgtgccatcaaattcaggtgtctgaagagagctttcattcccatgatttttttcagaggtctcttcatttgtcacttgttgtgccacaacttcatcttcctcatcagaatcactatcaatggttagattttcaaatgcaagggcttcagcatcatttacatcaaggcattccaggcctggacacttgtcatcatca carries:
- the LOC141690612 gene encoding glutathione S-transferase T2-like, with amino-acid sequence MKKRWQQINEGAQKFGSCYDEAQRNIGSGSNLDNIIEDAHARHLKYYKKKSNFEGHWRELRKHPKWRKPVTSASSKRTKLSSSGAYSSEGNNDTPTSDNFESVRPKGTKAAKRKGKGKATTAKVEEYESLQVNDLRKMNIMDTINEIHQKEIEKRQKELEAKQAKMDLQIILEDTTKMNDTQRKAHAKLLEKIMAKN